A stretch of DNA from Vulcanisaeta thermophila:
CCCCTGCTGAGGAAGTCCCTGAACCAAGCCCTCTCCTCGGGTGTCAGCCCTGGGTGCTTCTCATCCCAGAAGCTGCTGTCGATCCTATCCCTGGCTATGTTGAAGTCCCCGCATATTACCACGGGCTTCCTGGCCCTGAGCCCCTCTAGGAACCTCTCAATGGCCTGGCAAAACCTTATCTTGAAGTCCAGCCTTCCCAGGTCGTCACCCGCCCTGGGGAAGTAGGCATTCACTATGTATAGGTTGTTCAACTCTATTGTTATGACCCTGCCCTCCTCATCGAACTCCCCAATACCCAGTCCCTTGATTACGGATATGGGCTTCGTTAGGGTTAGCGTCATGACCCCTGAGTAGCCCTTCCTCCTTGCTGGGAATGGGTATGCCAGGTAGCCCATGTTCATTATTGTGAGGGGGACCTCGCCCGAGCTCCTGATTTCCTGGAGTAGGACCACTTCGTACCTGCCACTTAGTAGTTTTTCCAGGGAGCCCTTGCTCATTATGCTCCTGAGCCCATTAATGTTCCAGGTCACTATGCGCACTGGCTGTTATATACTGCGTGGGCTATAAAGGCTAATCGCCCTAGGTGCAATGCTTTATTAGGCTATGGCTCCCTTAATGCCGTGGGCCTGGACGCGGTTTATAGGGGTATTGAGTACATTAGGTGGTCCCTGGTGGTGGCGGTTACCGACATAGCCGCGCTAACCATACTCCTACTACTTGCCACCTTAATATCGCCCTTCGCGGCGTACATACTCTCATTGCTTATTTACTACGTGGTCCCCATATCCTCTGTCATACCATACGCATTACTGGCCGTGCTATGGGTAATGGGGTTTAGGGGGCTTTGGTCCCTGGGAAGTAGGTACTTCATGGGTTTCCTGGGGAGCGTTTTACTTGTTATTTCCTACTTCATCAATGTGGCCTACGTGGCCTATGTACTAATCATGGTACTGATGGGTAAGTTGCCCATGCCCAGCTTCCTGGTGTACAGGGACTTGGTGCTTTACCAGTCGAGGCTAATCCTCGTACTATCCCTTTACCTGCCCCTACCCACCCTCATCTCAGTGTTAATGGGTCTAGTGGGCTCCTCGCTCTCCCTCATAACCCTCTATAGATTGGGTAGTGACTACAGTGCTAAACCCCTTAAGGTTGGTTCCTTACTATCGATCCTGGGTGCCCTCCTAATCATTGATGTTCCTCTGATTGGCGGCCTTATACTAACCATTGGCTTGGTTCTCTCAATAATGGGGCTTGGTATTGCCATGAATAACCTGGAGCGCTCCACAACTTAGTAAGTATTATAAAGTCCTGCACATTCATTGATTGTGTGAGGAGGGATGCCATTATTATATTAATAATAGGTTTAGTATTAACATGGTTATTGGCATCATCAATAAACATAATCAAGGTACAACCAAGGCCTGGCGAGGCGCAGGGCGGATCCATAAGGGTACCCACAATACCGCTGCCCAACCTATTACCCACGCCCCCATTAGTCAACACCAGTATTTACATACCAACAAATTTCTCAATGCCCATCTTCAACGGCTTCGTAACAATACCCCTGGTGCCCGTACCTGTGGTTATGTTTAACATGCCCATAAACCTATCCATTGGGGTTCCTAGGATTGGGCAGGGTGGCCGTGGGTACGTGGGCGGGGGCTTGGGCGGTGGTAGTGGTGCTGGTGCGTCCAGGGGCACGGGCTCTGCCGGTAATTACGTAACCACAACGCCCACGCCCATGCCACTACCAAGCACATTACTGACCATTTTACTAATCGCCCTCCTGGGGTTATCCGTAATCCTGGGCGTCATCTCCGCACGGAGCATCAAGGCTTCGTTGAGCACCACAAGGGGTGTATCGAGGGTTGGTCAAACAATAAACGCCAATGCCGCGAAGCCCGCCCTTAAGCCCAGGGAGAATGCCTCGAGAGGTACCGTTATTAATTATGACATGGGGGTCTCGCTAATGCCTCATGAGGTGATTTCCCCATTGAGGGGTTGGGGCGGTAGTTCATTGATCATGTTCCCAGTACCCACTGACCTACCCCTAATATGGAGTGTGGGTGACATGCCCATTAAGGTTGTTGATGGGGTAACCATAAGCGTGAGCCCAGGCGCCCATGTGGATTCGGGCTTGATTAGGTGGTTGGGGCCTGGTTGTTATGAGGTTAGGGTTAGTTATGGGCCCCATGTGGAGCGTTGGTTTGTTAGGGTTGTTGATTATGGTGATGATGTGATTAGGCTTATGAGGATTAACAACCCACTGGGTAATGCCTCAATGACCATCAGGGAGGAACTGCTCAGATGGGCCCGTGATAATAACGTGGATGGGGATTTAGTCATGAGGTTGATTAGGGTGTTTGAGGATGCTAGGTATGGTTTGAAGCCCGTGGGTAAGGGTGAGTATGAGGAGTACCTGAGGGCCTTGGGTAGGGTTTTCCCCAATGCCAGGGTGATTACCTGTGCCCAGTAATTGGAGGGGCATTGCCGTTAGGTACGGTATCTACTACGCAGTGATCATACTGTTGATCGTGATAATACCATCAATACTTGGGCGGTTGGGTCGCCTCATGATTGCCGTGATAGGGCTCCCGGCCTTGGTTTCGATCTCGTTTTCACTGGTGGGTAATGTGGTTAGGCTCCTTGGGGCTGGGAGGCAGCGCTTTGGGCTTGCTGGCTACGTCATTGGTGGCTTCATGAATGCGGTATTCACGATATACCTAGTGGTTAGTGGGATCACGAACCTCCTGATTAGCGTGTACAGGGGTTCCTCGGGCGTCATAGTCCCGCTCATGGGCTTCCTCCTCTTCCTGGTATTGGGTTTGTATGTACGTAGATCCAGGGGTTCATGGAGTGAGCACATGGATTACTGGAGGTTCATTAGATTCAGCGGCTTCCTCTCCCTCCTCTCCACATCCCTCATCCTATACGCCTTCTCCATCCTATTCAAACTGGTGTATAAACCCCTATCGTACCCCTTCATGATATCCTCAATAGCCGCAGGGCTTCTCTCACTCACCTCCCTGGTGAATACCACCTTGGATAGTGAGGTCCTGGACAATGTGGTTAAGAGCTCCGGTGGAGTAACCGCGAGCTTCTTCGGCATTGGCCTCCTATACGCATTACTAAGCATACCCAAGCCCCCCATCTGGAATACCTACATACTGATGGTCTTCGTTATCCTAGCCTCACTGGTAATAATATACACTGGGTACAGGGCCTACACGGGGACTGCATCATTCATTGAGAGGGTTGAGGAGGAGGTTTACGAGGCTCATAAACGTGAGGTTAACCTCGTGGAGTCCCCGGAACTAACGCCGTTAATTAGGGCTGTCGAGGAGTTCATTAAGCATGGTAATAAGGAGGAGTTGCTTGTTTACCTAACATACCTACTCTCTAATAATGGTTATGAGTTTGAGGAGATAAGGGATAGGTTGGGCAGGCTGATGGATTACTCAAGCATTAAGGTTCAGGGTGCCAGGGTTAGTAGGAGGGTTATAGAGGCGGAGGTTATGGAGAGGATAAGCCTGGTCAATGAATTATTAAGTGACGTACTTAGGGGTGGTGGGTCTAAATAGATTTTTATACAGGGATACAGCGATTGGTTGATCATGAGTGGGGAGAAGCTAAGCATTGATTATGTGACGAATAAGGTGAGGGAAATTATAAATGAGGTGCTTAGGTACTACGTGGGTAGTGAGGATACCATAAAGATCATAATTGCCTCAATACTAATCGGTGGCCACGTCCTTTTAGAGGACGTCCCCGGTGTTGGTAAGACCTTCCTAGCCAGGTTACTAAGTAGGATCTTGGGCCTTGAATTCCGCAGGATTCAATTCACCCCAGACCTACTCCCCAGTGATATCCTGGGCACCAAGGTTTGGAGGGTTGATAAGGGCTCCTTTGAGCTTGTCCTGGGCCCCATATTTGCGAACTTCATACTTGCTGATGAGATTAATAGGGCTCCTCCTAAGACTCAGTCTGCTTTGCTTGAGGCTATGCAGGAGGGTCAGGTAACCATTGAGGGTGAAACCATAAGGCTTCCCCAGCCCTTCATAGTAATAGCCACGCAAAACCCCATAGAATTGGAGGGAACATACCCACTACCAGAAGCACAACTGGACAGGTTCGCAATAAGGCTGAGGCTTGGGTACCCCAATGATGAGGTGGAGTTGCTTAGGAGGAGGATTTCCTGGAGGACCAATGACCCCTCCAGTATGGCTAGGCGGGTAACTAATGGTGATGAACTACTCAGGATTAGGTCCTTCATAGAGAATTCCGTGATTGTCTCGGACGATGTTATGAAGTACATAGTGAGTTTCAGGGTTATTAGGGATGACCCCAGGGTGATGGCTGGCCCAAGCCCCCGTGGCCTCTTGACGCTTATGAGTATGGCCAGGGCGTTGGCTGTGATCAATGGCAGGGACTACGTAATACCCGATGATGTTAAGGGGGTGGCCCTGCCCGTTCTTGGGCATAGGATTGTCCTAAAGCCTGAGGTGGCCCTTGAGGGTGTTAAGGGCGAGGACTTGGTTATGGAGTACCTGGAGAAACTGCCCGTCCCCAAGTGATGGGTCATGGTTAAGGAGCTGCTGAGGGCTACGTCACTCCTCGTAGTACTACCCCTATTCTCCGCCGTGGCCCTGGTCTTAACCACGCATAGGGAGTTGGTCCTGGCGGTGGTCTTCCCCATGATCATGGCCTCAATAGTGATGCTAACGGGCACGAACCCCAGGATAACCACGGACCTAACCATAGACAGGGGTGTGATGTATATTGGTGAGGAGTTGAGGGTCAGGGTAAGGCTCAGGGTGATTGGCGGCTTCGGAATCATCATGGTGAGGGGGCCGCCTGCGCCCAATACCAACGAGGCCGATGCCTTTGAGTTGTCCAGTGGTAGGAATGTCATTGTGGTGTTTAAGGGCCCGGGAACCCTCGAGAGGGAGTTTGAGTATGGGCTCAGGGCACTGGTTAGGGGTAGGTATGACCTGGGGCGTGTGGAGTACACCTACTACCACGCATTTGGTTTCTCAAACCCCGTGAGGGGCACCGTGACCCTTAAACGCGAGGTTCAGGTGCTGCCAAGGGTTAAGATAATCAATAGGATTGTGGGCATTATGAAGATGAGGCAGGGCGCGCCCAGGTATTCCCCGGCACGGCTTGGCCCCCACTCCACGGAGTTTAGGGCCATTAGGGATTACGTGATTGGTGATCCGTACAGGTTCATTAATTGGAAGGCCACGGCTAGGAGTCCTGATTATAAATTGAAGGTTAATGAATACGAGAGGGAGGGCACAAGAACGATCCTCTTCATACTGGATGCGGGTTGGTGGATGAGGTACGGCACCCTGGAGGATAACCCCTTGGAGTACGGCATATCACTAATACTATCATTAGCAAGGGCGTACCTCAGGTATGGATTTAACGTGGGGCTTTGGGTTCCGCAAGCCAGGATTTACGTAATGCCCTCATCAGGATCCACACAGTACTACAGGGTATTGAGTAGGCTAATGAGCGTCAGGGCATTGGCCATGCCCACCTCAACGCAATCACGGAGGCTGAAGAATGTTCAGTGGGGTGGTTACGCCGTTGATCCTCTACTATCCCAGGTGGTGCTTAGGGAGGGACCCTCGGTGATTTATGTCACGAACATAACCAGGGAGGGGCTGGGGCAGGTCCTGGGCTTCCTAAGAACCACCAGGTCGAGGGCGCTGATTGTGGATGTCATACCGAGCACCATCGTGTTGAGGGGTACGGTGAACACCACGGGTTGCCTGGGGAACAGCCTCATGTTTGAGAGGAGGAAGTTATACTCATTATTCCCTGGTTATGTCAAGATAGTACCGTGGGACCCACTGTGCGAGCCCATGGGCCTAGTTATAACCAGGATCATGAGTTACACGGGGCGTTTACTATGAGGCCCATAATCACATCATTAGCATTAGTACTACCGTTAATCCCCTTCGCATTACTCATTTACTACGGATACTCAATAACCCAGTATGTGGCCTTGGCCTTTATGGCGATAGCCCTGGGGTTGGGGATTAATGGGCTCTTTAGGGGTGGTATGGTTAGGGAATCCCTATTTGCGTTTGTGTCCCTGTTCATAATCATAATCCTCGGTGAGGGTTACATACCATTCCTGATACACATGGACCTAATGCCCATAAACCCCCAGGGAATCCCCGCGGTGAATTATTCACTGGTGGTTTTGGAGTTCTCCATCATCATGGCCCAACTAAGCGAATTAAACAGTAGGTATTGGAGGATGCTTAGGGAGAGGAATTACGATGAGAGGGTGGTTTCCGAAGCCCTCTGGAAACTAAACACCTGGGTTGTGGGTTTATCATCACTGGCCCTGGCCGTTGCCCTGGGCCTTTACTTCTTAATTACGAGTAAACCCATGGGGGTTATGGACCCATTCACAGCATTGCTGATCTTCGCCGTAGCATACCTAATAATCGTGAGGTACATATACAGCAGGTTGCGTAGGTGAACGTAAAAGTTAATAAGACGTCACGAACATGAACGCCGTGGCCAAGCTCCCCAGGTTAATCATACCCTGGGTACTGGCTTACCTGTACATACCCTGCCTAATCATTGGTAATGCAGTGAGGCTCAGTGGTGTTGTGGGTTTTGTGATTGGCTTCATAGCATCACCCATCTACTTCGTAATGATATACCTCATACACTCAATAATAAGGTTTGGCTTCAGGAGGGCGTTGGTGTTCCTAGCCGTGGCATCCCTAACGTCCATGGCCTTTGAGTTACTCGGCGTTAATTACGGCATACCCTTCGGGAAATACTACTACACCCAGGGGCTTGGGCCCCAGGTCTATGGGGTACCCATATTAATACCACTGCTCTGGGCTTCCCTCGGGTACTTCACGTTAATAGCCTATGGAGACTACGTACTGTCGGCTGTGGGTATGGTAATCCTAGACGTAACCTTCGACCCACTACTCTCGGGCCCCATTGGTCTATGGCACTGGGTAACCAAGGGTCAATTCTTTGGCGTACCACTAACCAACTTCCTGGGATGGTTCATAGTCTCAATAACATTCTACCTATTATACTCACGCCTAGCTGGATTAAGGGGTATTGAACCATCGATAACAGCCCTGGTATTTTACGATGCATACTGCGTGGATTGGATGATTAGTGATGTCCTCTATGGGTTGATGCCCGTGGCCCTAACGTCCCTTGCATTAACCGCCGCATTGAACACAGTGGTCGCCCTGAGGATGCGGGGTAGGGCGCGGCTTAGTAAGGGGCTTAGGGGATGATTATGAAGTAATCACTAACGCACTCAATAACCTGGGAATCAACCCTGGGCCTCCACATAATACGGTACCTACCACCCCTCACTTGTTCACCTTTGTCGTTAATTTGGAACCAAACAATGCCGTAGGAAGTACCAGGAGGTATGAGTAGTTGTGGGGGTTCCACTGTGAATATTATGTTAGCTCTCTCATCAATAATCTGCCAGGAGCCCAGGTGGAGGGGTCTGGCCCCGTTGTTCACTAACACCGCGTATACAGGCTCGCCAATTACGAACTCCCGCTTGTCAATATAAACCACGCATTCACCCACAGGGTATGTGCCCCCATGGTGAATAATAAACATTTTTCATCAAAAAACATGGAAAGGAGCTATACATCATTCATAAACCATCCTCACAGAATACATAATACAGAGGTATCGTTATTATTAGGACCAGTAATACCTGGATTAGTACTGGTTTGTGGTTCTGTGGGTTTGGCGGGCCCGCCGGGATTTGAACCCGGGACCTACGGTTCCGGAGATTCGGTGGTTTTAGCCTCCGCCGCTCTACCTGGCTGAGCTACGGGCCCTGCCTAATCTAGATGTCCTAATCTAGATGTTTTACCCAATTATTAGTGTTTCTCTTTGCTTTGCTTATGCAATGTGATTATTCTGTTTCTTTTTACTAATTTCCTCGGTATTGACATGGAGGATAGAATGGTATCTTTGGAAGTAACATATATTAATGTGTTGTAGAAAGAGTTTAATGTAATGAGGTTAGTTAGTTGGTTCTGGCTGGCCAGCCTTATGAATCTAGCGGATCTAATCACTAGTTACTTTGATTTCACCGTTTTCGGATTAGGTGAGGTTAATGCCTTTGCGTTGCTTCTTCACCTGAGTAATTACCTGGCTGCCTTGATGGCCGTGGTGATTTACCAAGTATTAGTATTGGCGCTTTACCTCATTACCATTAGGAGGCCCCTGTTCAAGCCCTTACTAATGGTCTTTGCCCTGTTTAAGGTGATTGCTGTGGTGAATAATATCCTTGTCATTGTTGGGTTTAATGAATTAACTTCATTAATCACTAAGGCTTATATGCTTATGTGAATTGTCTGGTCAAGGTTTTTAAGGAGGGATTAGCCGGTGGAGTTCATGGACCTGGGTAGATGCCTCATTATAAATGTACTGAGGAGGTTCAACTTCATAAGTATTGATAAATTAGCCAACCTGGTATTCATAGTGGACAGGGTTGGGAATTACAACGCCTTCTCCTGGTCCAGGGTTGACCTTGTAATAACCAGTGATGAGTTTCTGGATACCTTCGAGGGCCTGGTCAGGGACGGCGTAATTAGAGTTAACAATGGCTTGGTGAGTATGTCGGGCGTTGGCAATGTTGAGGATTTACTTAATAGGGAGTGTGGTTGGTTAAGGGGTAGTGTGGACTCCACAGTATCCTTCGTAATTAGGGAGTACGGCCCCCTCAATGATGATGAGTTAAGCGATATTGTGGAGTCCATGTTCGAGGGTGTCCTTTGATGACCGTGGTCCTGGGCATCGAGTCCACCGCGCACACATTCGGCGTGGGCATTGCCACCGAGCGAGGTATACTGGTTAATGTAAACGACACATACACCCCACCCCAGGGTGTAGGTATACACCCCAGGGTCGCCGCTGACCACCACGTTGAGGTTGGACCGAGGTTGATAAGGGAGGCTTTGTCCAGGGCTGGGCTCTCGATTAATGATGTGGATGCCATTGCCTTCTCCATGGGTCCAGGGCTTGGTCCAGCCCTGAGGGTTGGTGCCACCCTGGCCAGGGCCCTGGCCATTAGGTTTAGGAAACCACTGGTCC
This window harbors:
- a CDS encoding exodeoxyribonuclease III, with the translated sequence MRIVTWNINGLRSIMSKGSLEKLLSGRYEVVLLQEIRSSGEVPLTIMNMGYLAYPFPARRKGYSGVMTLTLTKPISVIKGLGIGEFDEEGRVITIELNNLYIVNAYFPRAGDDLGRLDFKIRFCQAIERFLEGLRARKPVVICGDFNIARDRIDSSFWDEKHPGLTPEERAWFRDFLSRGYVDVLRELHPGLRVYTWRSYREREKAMRLDYCVVSSELMPRVRYVGVLEHVEGSDHKPVMLQLDL
- a CDS encoding DUF58 domain-containing protein, coding for MVKELLRATSLLVVLPLFSAVALVLTTHRELVLAVVFPMIMASIVMLTGTNPRITTDLTIDRGVMYIGEELRVRVRLRVIGGFGIIMVRGPPAPNTNEADAFELSSGRNVIVVFKGPGTLEREFEYGLRALVRGRYDLGRVEYTYYHAFGFSNPVRGTVTLKREVQVLPRVKIINRIVGIMKMRQGAPRYSPARLGPHSTEFRAIRDYVIGDPYRFINWKATARSPDYKLKVNEYEREGTRTILFILDAGWWMRYGTLEDNPLEYGISLILSLARAYLRYGFNVGLWVPQARIYVMPSSGSTQYYRVLSRLMSVRALAMPTSTQSRRLKNVQWGGYAVDPLLSQVVLREGPSVIYVTNITREGLGQVLGFLRTTRSRALIVDVIPSTIVLRGTVNTTGCLGNSLMFERRKLYSLFPGYVKIVPWDPLCEPMGLVITRIMSYTGRLL
- a CDS encoding AAA family ATPase yields the protein MSGEKLSIDYVTNKVREIINEVLRYYVGSEDTIKIIIASILIGGHVLLEDVPGVGKTFLARLLSRILGLEFRRIQFTPDLLPSDILGTKVWRVDKGSFELVLGPIFANFILADEINRAPPKTQSALLEAMQEGQVTIEGETIRLPQPFIVIATQNPIELEGTYPLPEAQLDRFAIRLRLGYPNDEVELLRRRISWRTNDPSSMARRVTNGDELLRIRSFIENSVIVSDDVMKYIVSFRVIRDDPRVMAGPSPRGLLTLMSMARALAVINGRDYVIPDDVKGVALPVLGHRIVLKPEVALEGVKGEDLVMEYLEKLPVPK
- a CDS encoding DUF973 family protein, with the protein product MGLDAVYRGIEYIRWSLVVAVTDIAALTILLLLATLISPFAAYILSLLIYYVVPISSVIPYALLAVLWVMGFRGLWSLGSRYFMGFLGSVLLVISYFINVAYVAYVLIMVLMGKLPMPSFLVYRDLVLYQSRLILVLSLYLPLPTLISVLMGLVGSSLSLITLYRLGSDYSAKPLKVGSLLSILGALLIIDVPLIGGLILTIGLVLSIMGLGIAMNNLERSTT
- a CDS encoding DUF4129 domain-containing protein, yielding MRRDAIIILIIGLVLTWLLASSINIIKVQPRPGEAQGGSIRVPTIPLPNLLPTPPLVNTSIYIPTNFSMPIFNGFVTIPLVPVPVVMFNMPINLSIGVPRIGQGGRGYVGGGLGGGSGAGASRGTGSAGNYVTTTPTPMPLPSTLLTILLIALLGLSVILGVISARSIKASLSTTRGVSRVGQTINANAAKPALKPRENASRGTVINYDMGVSLMPHEVISPLRGWGGSSLIMFPVPTDLPLIWSVGDMPIKVVDGVTISVSPGAHVDSGLIRWLGPGCYEVRVSYGPHVERWFVRVVDYGDDVIRLMRINNPLGNASMTIREELLRWARDNNVDGDLVMRLIRVFEDARYGLKPVGKGEYEEYLRALGRVFPNARVITCAQ
- a CDS encoding carotenoid biosynthesis protein translates to MAKLPRLIIPWVLAYLYIPCLIIGNAVRLSGVVGFVIGFIASPIYFVMIYLIHSIIRFGFRRALVFLAVASLTSMAFELLGVNYGIPFGKYYYTQGLGPQVYGVPILIPLLWASLGYFTLIAYGDYVLSAVGMVILDVTFDPLLSGPIGLWHWVTKGQFFGVPLTNFLGWFIVSITFYLLYSRLAGLRGIEPSITALVFYDAYCVDWMISDVLYGLMPVALTSLALTAALNTVVALRMRGRARLSKGLRG